From the Arvicola amphibius chromosome 2, mArvAmp1.2, whole genome shotgun sequence genome, one window contains:
- the LOC119808424 gene encoding zinc finger protein 431-like has product MKAMPMEFLQYPSFLKQNAVTYDDVHIDFTWEEWTLLDPSQKNLYKDVMLETYRNLTIIGYSLEDHNIEKPSQWSRRYERHERNQTGGKTSKYPQSIKAVACHSHLQRHKGKHPSKKPYECIQCVKAFACPKRCQKQKRTHTGEKPFECTQCGKVFLYHSVLQRHQRTHTGEKPFECDHCGKAFARLSHLQIHERAHTGEKPYECSQCGKGFASQGRLHTHKRTHTGEKPYECTQCGKAFACYSDLQKHKRTHTGEKPFGCNQCGKAFARHSHLQIHKRTHTGEKPYECMQCGKAYVSQGHLHIHKRTHTGEKPYECTQCGKAFVAHNSLRIHERTHTGEKPYVCNHCGKAFACNYLQIHKRTHTGEKPYECNQCSKAFAYHSGLQRHKRKHTGEKPYKCYQGGKALVCHNSPQIRERTHTGEKPYECNV; this is encoded by the exons ATGAAAGCAATGCCaatggagtttcttcaatacccatcattTCTTAAGCAa AatgcagtgacctatgatgatgtgcataTTGATTTCACTTGGGAAGAATGGActttgctggatccttcccagaagaatctctacaaagatgttATGCTGGAGACCTACAGAAACCTCACTATTATAG GATACAGTTTGGAAGACCATAATATTGAAAAGCCTTCTCAATGGTCTAGAAGATatgaaag GCATGAAAGAAATCAAACTGGAGGAAAAACTTCCAAATACCCTCAAAGTATTAAAGCCGTTGCAtgtcacagtcatcttcaaaggcataaaggaaaacatcctaGCAAGAAACCATATGAATGTATTCAATGTGTAAAGGCTTTTGCATGTCCCAAAagatgtcaaaaacaaaaaagaacacatactggagagaaaccctttgAATGTACTCAGTGTGGTAAAGTCTTTTTGTATCATAGTGTTCTTCAAAGACatcaaagaacacatactggagagaaaccctttgAATGTGATCattgtggtaaagcctttgcacgtctcagtcatcttcaaatacatgaaagagcacatactggagagaaaccctatgaatgtagtcagtGTGGGAAAGGTTTTGCAAGTCAGGGTCGTCTTCACactcataaaagaacacatactggagagaaaccctatgaatgtactcaatgtggtaaagcatttgcatGTTACAGTGAtcttcaaaagcataaaagaacccacactggagaaaaaccctttggatgtaatcagtgtggtaaagcctttgcacgtcacagtcatcttcaaatacataaaagaacacatacaggagagaaaccctatgaatgtatgCAGTGTGGTAAAGCCTATGTAAGTCAGGGTCATCTTCACattcataaaagaacacatactggcgaaaaaccctatgaatgtactcagtgtggtaaagcctttgtagCTCACAATAGTCTCCGAATACATGAAAGAACTCACACAGGAGAAAAACCCTATGTATGTAATCAttgtggtaaagcttttgcatGTAATTATCTTCAAATACATAAACGAacacatacaggagagaaaccctatgaatgtaatcagtgtagtaaagcctttgcatatcaCAGTggtcttcaaagacataaaagaaaacatactggagagaaaccctataaatgttaTCAGGGTGGTAAAGCTCTTGTATGTCATAATAGTCCCCAAATAcgtgaaagaacacatactggagagaaaccctatgaatgtaatgtGTAG